A DNA window from Corynebacterium ciconiae DSM 44920 contains the following coding sequences:
- a CDS encoding MBL fold metallo-hydrolase, producing the protein MVGMNLAMMVTGPFQTNCYIVSDGERATVIDPGLGAAPAITQHLKDTGLTLEQVLLTHGHIDHTRDAAAVANQLGCTVYIHPADAGMLKDGSGVSEQARELFDATSMPYPDSLEYLHDAEEITICGANFTVRHAPGHSPGSVLFVGEKVCFSGDVLFAGSIGRTDLPGSDTAAMKNSLATVVAKLKAELHVLPGHGPETTMAAELKSNPFLA; encoded by the coding sequence ATGGTGGGCATGAATCTTGCGATGATGGTCACCGGCCCCTTCCAGACCAACTGCTATATCGTCTCCGATGGCGAGCGCGCCACCGTGATCGATCCGGGTCTCGGCGCTGCCCCCGCGATCACCCAACACCTCAAGGACACGGGCCTCACCCTTGAGCAGGTGCTGCTCACCCATGGCCATATTGATCACACCCGCGACGCCGCCGCCGTGGCCAACCAGCTGGGCTGCACGGTCTACATTCATCCCGCTGATGCTGGCATGCTCAAAGACGGATCGGGGGTGTCTGAGCAGGCCCGCGAGCTTTTCGACGCCACCTCCATGCCCTATCCGGACTCGCTGGAGTATCTTCACGACGCCGAGGAGATCACTATCTGTGGCGCCAACTTCACAGTGCGCCACGCGCCTGGGCACTCGCCGGGCTCGGTTCTGTTCGTCGGCGAGAAGGTGTGCTTCTCCGGAGACGTACTCTTTGCTGGCTCGATCGGGCGCACTGACCTGCCAGGTTCGGACACGGCCGCTATGAAAAACAGCTTGGCCACCGTGGTCGCCAAGCTCAAGGCTGAGCTGCACGTGCTTCCCGGCCACGGGCCGGAGACCACGATGGCCGCGGAGTTGAAGTCCAATCCATTCTTGGCCTGA
- a CDS encoding peptidylprolyl isomerase has product MESNKKRREESMRALEREIKSRDRKEKTQPFGVALASLAVIGLATAGIYWASTHESDDQVEASEETSTSEAVDQDITPLATQRTTPLDETVTCSYEDSGREASREVSLPNQDDVPARGTVTVTLDTSQGPIGMQLDRSVSPCTVNAVEHLAKEGFYDDTICHRITTSGIHVLQCGDPSGEGSGGPGFQFANEFPTDEASEEAKQQPVNYQRGTIAMANSGPDTNGSQFFLNYDDSPLPPMYTYFGTIDEAGLKTLDSIAEKGAADGASDGAPAEEVKISKATVS; this is encoded by the coding sequence ATGGAGAGCAATAAGAAGCGTCGCGAGGAGTCGATGCGCGCCCTCGAGCGTGAGATCAAGTCCCGCGACCGGAAAGAAAAGACCCAGCCGTTCGGCGTGGCGCTCGCCTCGCTGGCGGTGATCGGTCTGGCTACCGCCGGTATCTACTGGGCTTCGACGCACGAAAGCGACGACCAGGTGGAGGCCTCCGAGGAGACCAGCACCTCCGAGGCAGTGGATCAGGACATCACTCCTCTCGCCACCCAGCGCACCACCCCGCTGGATGAGACGGTCACCTGCTCCTACGAAGATTCTGGGCGCGAAGCAAGCCGCGAGGTTTCCCTACCGAATCAAGACGATGTGCCCGCCCGCGGCACCGTGACCGTCACCCTCGACACCAGCCAAGGCCCGATCGGTATGCAGCTGGATCGTTCCGTGTCGCCGTGCACCGTCAATGCCGTGGAGCACTTGGCCAAGGAGGGCTTCTACGACGACACGATCTGCCACCGCATCACCACCTCTGGCATTCACGTGCTGCAATGCGGTGACCCCAGCGGCGAAGGCTCCGGTGGGCCGGGCTTCCAGTTCGCCAACGAGTTCCCCACCGACGAGGCCTCCGAGGAGGCCAAGCAGCAGCCGGTGAACTACCAGCGCGGCACCATCGCCATGGCAAACAGCGGCCCGGACACCAACGGCTCGCAGTTCTTCCTCAACTACGATGATTCCCCGCTGCCGCCGATGTACACCTACTTCGGCACCATCGACGAGGCTGGGCTGAAGACCCTGGATTCCATCGCCGAGAAGGGCGCCGCCGACGGCGCATCCGATGGCGCCCCGGCTGAAGAGGTCAAGATCTCCAAGGCCACGGTGAGCTAG
- a CDS encoding RelA/SpoT family protein codes for MPENKPGRSQVSVRSMSARLARSLTGSRVKANPVLEPLISIHREIHPKADVAQLERAYSTAERLHEGVFRKSGDPYITHPLAVATIAAEIGMDTTTLLAALLHDTVEDTDYSLEDLTRDFGEEVARLVDGVTKLDKVALGAAAEAETIRKMIVAMSHDPRVLVIKVADRLHNMRTMRFLPPEKQAKKARETLEVIAPLAHRLGMASVKWELEDLAFAILYPKKYQEIVRLVADRAPSRDRYITQIIDELTATLKDNNIHAEVMGRPKHYWSIYQKMIVRGRDFDEIFDLIGIRVLVDDVNSCYAAIGAVHSLYAAMPGRFKDYISAPRFGVYQSLHTTVMGPGAKPLEVQVRTHEMHYNAEFGIAAHWRYKETKGSHKGDKADLDQMAWMRQLLDWQKEAADPNEFLDSLRYDLTSTQIFVFTPKGDVVNLPLGATPVDFAYAVHTEVGHRCIGAKINGKLVALETKLNSGDRVEVFTSKDQTAGPSQDWEKFVASPRAKAKIRQWFAKERREEHVELGRDALATEVQRGGLPLHRLITSQSMRAVAEELHYQDVDALYAAIGNGSVSARHVTNRLMAAFGDADDAEDALAARTPFHELVDSKNRASKDSSTGILVEGSPDVMAKLAKCCTPVPGDAIFGFVTRGGGVSVHRADCTNAEKLKDEPERLIQVSWASESTGTVFAATLQVEALDRNGLLLEVTRVIAEQKVTVTAMNTRVADDHVAMLRFTFQVSDSKQLGSLMNHLRNIEGVFDVYRVTSGG; via the coding sequence ATGCCGGAAAACAAACCTGGACGCAGCCAAGTCAGTGTCCGCAGCATGTCTGCCAGGCTGGCCCGCAGCCTTACCGGCAGCAGGGTCAAGGCTAACCCTGTTCTTGAGCCGCTGATCAGTATCCACCGGGAGATCCACCCGAAGGCTGATGTGGCCCAGCTGGAGCGGGCCTATTCCACTGCCGAGCGCTTGCACGAGGGAGTCTTCCGCAAGTCGGGTGATCCCTACATCACCCACCCGCTGGCGGTGGCCACCATTGCCGCCGAGATCGGCATGGACACCACTACCTTGTTGGCGGCGCTCCTGCACGACACGGTGGAGGACACCGACTACAGCTTGGAAGACCTCACCCGCGACTTTGGTGAGGAAGTAGCGCGTCTTGTCGACGGGGTGACCAAACTGGACAAGGTGGCTTTGGGGGCGGCCGCGGAGGCGGAGACGATCCGCAAGATGATCGTGGCCATGAGCCACGATCCGCGCGTGTTGGTGATCAAGGTGGCCGACCGGCTGCACAACATGCGCACCATGCGCTTTTTGCCGCCGGAGAAGCAGGCAAAGAAGGCCCGCGAAACCCTCGAGGTGATTGCGCCTTTGGCGCACCGGCTCGGGATGGCCTCGGTGAAGTGGGAGCTTGAGGATCTGGCTTTCGCCATCCTTTATCCGAAGAAGTATCAAGAGATCGTTCGGCTGGTGGCCGATCGCGCGCCCTCGCGGGATCGCTACATTACCCAGATCATCGACGAGCTCACCGCCACCTTGAAGGACAACAACATCCACGCCGAGGTGATGGGGCGGCCAAAGCACTACTGGTCGATCTATCAGAAGATGATCGTCCGTGGCCGCGACTTTGATGAGATCTTCGACCTCATCGGCATCAGGGTGCTGGTGGATGATGTCAATAGCTGCTACGCCGCGATCGGTGCGGTGCATTCGCTCTACGCCGCCATGCCCGGCCGATTCAAGGACTACATCTCCGCCCCGCGTTTCGGGGTGTATCAGTCGCTGCACACCACCGTGATGGGGCCAGGAGCGAAACCCCTTGAGGTGCAGGTCCGCACCCATGAGATGCACTACAACGCCGAGTTCGGAATCGCGGCACACTGGCGCTACAAGGAAACCAAGGGCTCGCACAAAGGCGATAAGGCTGACTTGGACCAGATGGCGTGGATGCGCCAGCTGCTGGATTGGCAAAAAGAAGCCGCCGATCCGAATGAGTTCCTCGACTCGCTGCGCTATGACCTGACAAGCACACAGATCTTTGTGTTCACCCCCAAGGGCGATGTGGTGAACCTGCCGCTGGGGGCCACACCCGTGGACTTCGCCTATGCGGTCCACACCGAGGTTGGGCATCGCTGCATCGGTGCCAAAATCAACGGCAAGCTCGTGGCGCTGGAAACCAAGCTCAATTCCGGCGACCGAGTGGAGGTGTTTACCTCTAAGGATCAAACGGCCGGTCCGAGCCAGGACTGGGAGAAGTTTGTCGCTTCTCCGCGAGCCAAGGCCAAGATCAGGCAATGGTTTGCGAAGGAGCGCCGCGAGGAGCACGTGGAGCTAGGCCGCGATGCCCTCGCCACCGAGGTGCAGCGAGGTGGGCTGCCATTACACCGCTTGATCACCTCGCAGTCTATGCGTGCTGTGGCAGAGGAGCTGCACTATCAAGACGTAGACGCGCTCTATGCGGCCATCGGCAATGGCTCGGTCTCGGCGCGGCACGTAACCAATAGGCTCATGGCGGCCTTCGGCGACGCCGATGACGCCGAGGACGCCCTAGCGGCGCGCACCCCCTTCCACGAGCTGGTGGATTCTAAGAACCGCGCGAGCAAGGATTCCTCCACCGGCATTCTCGTTGAGGGCAGCCCCGATGTGATGGCGAAGCTGGCTAAGTGCTGCACCCCAGTGCCAGGCGATGCCATCTTCGGTTTCGTCACCCGCGGTGGCGGAGTGAGCGTGCACCGGGCGGACTGTACCAACGCGGAGAAGCTCAAGGACGAGCCCGAGCGCCTCATCCAGGTGTCATGGGCCTCGGAATCCACCGGCACGGTCTTCGCCGCCACGCTGCAAGTCGAGGCCCTCGACCGCAACGGTCTGCTCTTGGAGGTCACCCGCGTGATCGCGGAGCAGAAGGTGACAGTGACGGCGATGAACACCCGCGTGGCCGATGACCACGTGGCCATGCTGCGTTTTACCTTCCAGGTGTCGGACTCCAAGCAGCTGGGATCGCTGATGAACCACCTGCGCAACATCGAAGGCGTCTTCGATGTCTACCGTGTGACCTCCGGCGGCTAG
- a CDS encoding adenine phosphoribosyltransferase: protein MSYATARQALAERIRYVPDFPAEGVVFEDLTPVLADGEALKVIVDELAEAVKRMGAEMIGGLDARGFLLGSAVAYKLGIGVLAIRKKGKLPPPVFSAEYELEYGSAALEVPGSGVDLEGRKIALVDDVLATGGTLCAARSLLEQVGANVVGNALVLEVQGLGGREKLEDLPLVVLNNGDIA from the coding sequence ATGTCGTACGCAACCGCCCGCCAAGCCCTTGCTGAGCGCATCCGCTATGTGCCCGATTTCCCCGCCGAAGGGGTGGTGTTTGAAGATCTCACCCCGGTGCTTGCCGATGGCGAAGCGCTGAAGGTGATCGTGGATGAGCTCGCCGAGGCCGTCAAGCGCATGGGCGCGGAAATGATCGGCGGTCTCGATGCCCGAGGTTTCTTGCTCGGCTCAGCCGTGGCCTACAAGCTAGGGATCGGGGTGCTCGCGATCCGCAAGAAGGGCAAATTGCCGCCGCCGGTCTTTAGCGCCGAATACGAGCTGGAATACGGCTCGGCGGCGCTCGAGGTGCCGGGCAGCGGCGTAGATCTAGAAGGGCGCAAGATTGCGCTTGTCGACGACGTCCTCGCCACCGGGGGCACTCTGTGCGCGGCGCGAAGCCTGCTGGAGCAGGTCGGTGCGAATGTGGTGGGCAATGCCCTCGTACTGGAGGTTCAGGGCCTCGGCGGGCGGGAGAAGCTGGAGGATCTTCCCTTGGTTGTGCTCAACAATGGGGATATCGCCTAG
- a CDS encoding ABC transporter substrate-binding protein → MSARTTLRGVIVMLAVGALGLAGCSEDEQPPQDVFGYAVDTPLVTTNAASTIGASTNAEQLASRLYPPVFVHGPQGQTIPNMDLAQGQALPGESVQIIYTINKRATFSDGEPVTCDDFYLSFKAATEEAYFKAYNPLMQQVADVKCEHGSTTFTVQFKDKFGSRWRQLFGPGTVLPSHIIARAAEMSEEDMWRALDSGDAPAMEKIGQAWNDTFLLKNFRPELHASSGPMKISEVLEDGSVVLVPNPHYAGDAPSLDKIVVYPSGVDRVAKAEENSLEIADMVNASSIDWVDRNDTSNPYEVTREVGQLIEQLNLANAGVLATPEKRRGFAACVDQHQIARLSSEYSGVDVPPVGTRLSPAIAPTFENTRDISDRNLGTDIGKARQELEGATIRIGYTAPDPRKKAIVEAIAASCSEAGITIEDVSDITNDLGDLPRTASNEWGGPADVEGKADAILVAVDTRTEYASVNAPANNSQLLRHAEERLWDEIPSIPLAAQPRTFVVDKSVGNVIPNTSRAGIGWNMSRWQVS, encoded by the coding sequence ATGAGTGCACGAACAACCCTGCGGGGTGTGATCGTGATGCTGGCCGTGGGGGCTCTCGGGCTGGCGGGCTGCTCCGAGGATGAGCAGCCACCGCAGGATGTGTTCGGCTACGCCGTGGACACCCCGCTGGTGACCACCAATGCGGCCTCTACGATCGGGGCGAGTACCAACGCAGAGCAGCTAGCTTCGCGGCTGTATCCGCCGGTGTTCGTGCACGGCCCGCAGGGGCAGACCATCCCGAATATGGATCTCGCTCAGGGGCAGGCGCTGCCCGGGGAGAGCGTGCAGATCATCTACACCATCAATAAGCGCGCCACCTTCTCCGATGGGGAGCCGGTGACCTGCGATGATTTCTATCTCTCCTTCAAAGCCGCCACCGAGGAGGCCTATTTCAAGGCCTATAACCCGCTGATGCAGCAGGTGGCCGACGTGAAGTGTGAGCACGGTTCCACAACCTTCACCGTGCAGTTCAAGGACAAGTTTGGCTCTCGCTGGCGGCAGCTATTTGGTCCCGGCACCGTGTTGCCCTCGCACATCATTGCTCGCGCGGCCGAGATGAGCGAAGAGGACATGTGGCGGGCCTTGGACTCGGGCGATGCGCCGGCGATGGAGAAGATCGGCCAAGCCTGGAACGATACCTTCTTGCTTAAAAACTTCCGCCCCGAGCTGCACGCCTCCTCAGGCCCCATGAAGATTTCTGAGGTGCTTGAGGATGGCTCGGTGGTGCTGGTGCCCAACCCGCATTACGCAGGAGACGCCCCCTCGCTCGATAAGATCGTGGTCTATCCCTCGGGAGTGGATCGGGTGGCCAAGGCCGAGGAAAACTCGCTCGAGATCGCCGATATGGTTAATGCCTCCTCGATCGACTGGGTGGATCGCAATGACACCTCCAACCCTTATGAGGTCACCCGCGAAGTGGGGCAGCTGATAGAACAGCTGAACTTGGCGAATGCTGGCGTGTTGGCCACCCCAGAGAAACGCCGTGGTTTTGCCGCCTGTGTTGATCAGCACCAGATTGCTCGGCTGTCCTCGGAATACTCGGGCGTGGACGTACCACCGGTGGGCACCAGGCTGAGTCCGGCGATCGCCCCGACGTTCGAGAACACCCGCGATATATCCGACCGTAATCTCGGAACCGATATTGGCAAAGCTCGGCAGGAGCTAGAGGGCGCGACCATCCGCATCGGCTATACAGCGCCGGATCCCCGGAAGAAAGCAATCGTAGAGGCGATCGCTGCTAGCTGTTCCGAGGCGGGCATCACCATCGAGGATGTTTCCGATATCACCAACGACTTGGGGGATTTGCCGCGCACCGCGAGCAATGAATGGGGCGGTCCCGCCGACGTGGAGGGCAAAGCCGACGCCATTTTGGTAGCGGTAGACACCCGCACCGAGTACGCCTCGGTGAATGCTCCGGCGAATAATAGCCAGCTTTTGCGTCATGCGGAGGAACGGCTGTGGGACGAGATCCCCTCCATTCCGCTCGCTGCCCAACCCCGCACGTTTGTGGTGGATAAGTCGGTGGGTAACGTAATCCCTAACACCTCGCGAGCCGGTATCGGCTGGAACATGTCGCGCTGGCAGGTCTCATAA
- the secF gene encoding protein translocase subunit SecF, with translation MSDTSMFKRLYTGEGGVDFIGKRKRWYTIAAIVILVALASIAIRGFSLGIDFQGGTKMNMPAGDLDETQVEQVFEDATGVDPHAVQIVGSGDARILEITSERLGDDQINDARVALYDAFKPKDSQGEPSPDAIGDSTVSESWGSTITKRMLLAMGVFLALVFGFIALRFEKLMGVAAIACIMVDAIVISGVYALIGFEVTPATVIGLLTVLAFSLYDTVVVFDKVSELTAGFTSSRRRTYPELANRAINQTVMRSISTTVLSALPIISLMVVAVWMLGVGTLKDLALVQLIGVVQGTLSSIFLAAPLLVTMKNRTSQVREHTASVERYRAGEEEEPETTTAAPARKVNRPESSEFGQPEALSWRPTTH, from the coding sequence ATGAGTGATACCTCTATGTTTAAGCGGCTCTACACCGGTGAGGGCGGTGTCGATTTCATCGGCAAACGCAAGCGCTGGTACACCATCGCCGCCATCGTTATCTTGGTCGCCCTCGCCTCGATCGCTATCCGAGGTTTCAGCCTCGGCATCGATTTCCAAGGCGGCACCAAGATGAATATGCCCGCTGGCGATCTGGATGAGACCCAGGTGGAGCAGGTCTTCGAAGATGCCACTGGGGTGGATCCGCATGCGGTGCAGATCGTCGGTTCCGGCGATGCCCGCATCCTGGAGATCACCTCCGAGCGGCTGGGCGATGATCAGATCAACGATGCTCGTGTGGCGCTCTATGACGCCTTCAAACCGAAGGACTCTCAGGGCGAGCCCTCCCCAGATGCGATTGGCGATTCCACCGTGTCCGAATCGTGGGGCTCGACGATCACCAAGCGCATGCTGCTGGCCATGGGCGTGTTCCTCGCCTTGGTCTTCGGCTTCATCGCGCTGCGCTTTGAAAAGCTGATGGGTGTGGCCGCGATCGCCTGCATTATGGTCGATGCGATCGTGATTTCCGGCGTCTACGCCCTCATCGGCTTCGAGGTCACCCCGGCCACCGTGATCGGCCTGCTCACTGTGCTGGCTTTCTCGCTGTATGACACAGTGGTGGTCTTCGACAAGGTGTCCGAACTCACCGCTGGGTTTACGTCCTCGCGGCGTCGCACCTATCCCGAGCTGGCAAACCGAGCCATCAACCAAACAGTGATGCGTTCGATTTCCACCACGGTGCTTTCGGCTCTGCCGATCATCTCGCTGATGGTGGTGGCTGTGTGGATGCTCGGCGTGGGCACCCTCAAGGATCTTGCACTGGTGCAGCTGATCGGCGTGGTGCAGGGCACGCTCTCCTCGATCTTCCTCGCCGCACCGCTGCTGGTCACCATGAAAAACCGTACCTCTCAGGTGCGTGAGCACACTGCCTCGGTGGAGCGTTACCGTGCCGGCGAAGAGGAGGAACCGGAGACCACCACCGCCGCACCTGCGCGCAAGGTCAATCGACCAGAGTCTTCCGAGTTCGGACAGCCCGAAGCGTTGAGCTGGCGGCCCACCACCCACTAG
- the secD gene encoding protein translocase subunit SecD: protein MASRSKRSQLGPSAWPKRAIGVFALILVVVYALVFFTGDRRPVPKLGIDLQGGTRVTLVPQGQDPTSEQLAQARTILENRVNGMGVSGAEVITDGDTLVISVPGEDTAQAKALSQTSQLMFRPVLTPTDMPSPEDNLAALETMANRWVSVGASTKEHAQKVLDDVAKTLSDNSEQLVGEKKTFNAPKVTENPPAEAKNSLEQADQRDKELEVLREDRQSDDLARQMAARQLMVCEQQEDRSQPGTLDPLAGTDDPTKPLVACDPSIGDVMLLDAVPLLEGQTDEVNGKRLTGNEIDTSQPITGGFNPERNTMEINFAFKSSGGEQGSSTWAKLTEKYLQQQIAITLDSQIISAPVIQSATPVGSGTSITGSFSQKEATELANNLRYGALPLSFAGENGELGGTTTTIPPSLGTASLQAGLIAGIVGLVLIAIFAFSYYRVFGALAIFTLVAANALVYGALVLLGRWIGYSLDLAGIAGLIIGLGTTADSFVVFYERIKDEIRDNNRTFRSAVPRGWQSAKRTILSGNTVSLIAAIVLYVLAVGSVKGFAFTLGLTTIFNLVVTFLVTAPLVLLASRRRWFNKPSRNGFGAVMKVRDERAAADSTHSSPYANEVIAGNGPIDAAGEK, encoded by the coding sequence GTGGCATCCCGCAGCAAGCGGTCGCAGCTGGGACCATCGGCGTGGCCAAAGCGGGCAATCGGCGTGTTTGCGCTGATTCTCGTAGTGGTCTATGCACTGGTCTTTTTCACTGGAGACCGCAGGCCCGTTCCCAAGTTGGGTATTGATCTCCAAGGCGGGACCCGAGTGACCCTGGTTCCGCAGGGCCAGGATCCCACTTCGGAGCAGCTCGCCCAGGCGCGCACCATTCTGGAAAACCGCGTCAACGGCATGGGCGTCTCCGGTGCCGAGGTGATCACTGATGGTGACACGCTAGTAATCTCCGTGCCCGGTGAGGACACCGCGCAGGCTAAGGCATTGTCCCAAACCTCGCAGCTGATGTTCCGCCCGGTGCTCACTCCCACCGATATGCCTTCACCGGAGGATAACCTCGCGGCACTGGAGACCATGGCTAATCGTTGGGTCAGCGTTGGCGCCAGCACTAAGGAGCACGCCCAGAAGGTTCTCGACGATGTCGCCAAGACGCTCTCCGATAACTCCGAGCAGCTCGTGGGGGAGAAGAAGACATTCAACGCTCCGAAGGTCACGGAGAACCCGCCGGCAGAGGCGAAGAACTCCCTCGAGCAGGCGGATCAACGCGATAAGGAACTCGAGGTGCTGCGCGAGGACCGTCAGTCCGATGATCTCGCCCGCCAGATGGCCGCCCGCCAGCTGATGGTGTGCGAGCAACAGGAGGATCGCTCCCAGCCTGGCACCTTAGACCCGCTCGCCGGCACCGATGATCCAACGAAGCCTTTGGTGGCCTGTGATCCCAGCATCGGCGATGTGATGCTTCTCGACGCCGTCCCGCTGCTCGAGGGGCAAACCGATGAGGTCAATGGCAAGCGCCTGACCGGTAATGAGATCGATACTTCCCAGCCGATCACCGGTGGCTTCAATCCTGAGCGCAACACCATGGAGATCAACTTCGCCTTCAAGTCCTCCGGCGGTGAGCAGGGCTCGTCCACCTGGGCGAAGCTGACCGAGAAGTATCTGCAGCAGCAGATTGCGATCACCCTAGACTCCCAGATCATCTCTGCGCCGGTGATCCAATCCGCCACCCCTGTGGGATCCGGGACCTCAATTACCGGCAGCTTCTCGCAGAAGGAAGCCACCGAGCTGGCCAATAACCTGCGCTACGGCGCTTTGCCCTTGAGCTTCGCCGGTGAAAACGGCGAACTGGGTGGTACCACCACGACGATTCCGCCCTCGCTGGGTACCGCCTCGCTGCAGGCCGGTTTAATCGCCGGAATCGTGGGCCTGGTACTCATCGCGATCTTCGCCTTCAGTTACTACCGCGTCTTCGGCGCTCTGGCGATCTTCACCCTTGTGGCTGCCAACGCTCTCGTCTACGGTGCCTTGGTGCTGTTGGGGCGCTGGATCGGCTACAGCTTGGATCTCGCCGGTATCGCCGGTTTGATCATCGGTCTGGGCACCACCGCCGACTCCTTCGTGGTGTTCTATGAGCGCATCAAGGATGAGATCCGCGATAATAACCGCACCTTCCGTTCGGCAGTGCCACGCGGCTGGCAGTCCGCCAAGCGCACCATCTTGAGCGGTAACACCGTCTCGCTCATCGCAGCCATCGTGCTGTACGTACTTGCGGTTGGTTCGGTCAAGGGCTTCGCCTTCACCTTGGGTCTCACCACGATTTTCAACCTGGTGGTCACCTTCCTCGTCACCGCCCCGCTGGTGCTGCTCGCAAGCCGCCGTCGGTGGTTCAACAAGCCCTCCCGTAATGGCTTCGGTGCGGTGATGAAGGTGCGCGATGAGCGTGCCGCAGCCGATTCCACCCACTCGTCGCCCTATGCCAATGAGGTTATCGCCGGCAACGGCCCAATCGATGCGGCAGGAGAGAAGTAA
- the yajC gene encoding preprotein translocase subunit YajC, with amino-acid sequence MSIVLLLIILALFLLPAFLQMRTQRKRLNEIRQVQESLRPGDRVVTSAGLYAIVRDRTENTVDLEIADGVVTTFELIAIVRKVEPATGQPTPVTGGESAPADQPARTEPSEAQQPENLEQPENLEQQLRPEAPRTSAPEHADEDWEGSPDNRRG; translated from the coding sequence ATGTCGATTGTATTGTTGCTCATCATTTTGGCGCTGTTCCTGCTGCCCGCCTTCTTGCAAATGCGCACCCAGCGCAAGCGGCTCAATGAGATCCGCCAAGTGCAAGAATCCCTGCGCCCCGGTGATCGTGTGGTCACCAGCGCCGGTCTCTACGCCATCGTCCGAGATCGCACCGAAAACACCGTGGACCTTGAGATCGCCGACGGTGTGGTCACTACCTTCGAGTTGATCGCCATCGTGCGCAAAGTCGAACCTGCCACCGGCCAGCCCACGCCCGTTACGGGCGGAGAATCGGCCCCAGCAGACCAGCCGGCAAGGACCGAGCCCTCCGAGGCTCAGCAGCCTGAGAACCTCGAGCAACCCGAAAACCTCGAGCAGCAGCTGCGGCCAGAGGCGCCCCGCACGTCAGCCCCCGAGCACGCCGACGAAGATTGGGAAGGCTCGCCTGATAACCGCCGCGGCTAG
- the ruvB gene encoding Holliday junction branch migration DNA helicase RuvB, translating into MPNVEKTEFQLPEGALRPPDSAVRPQLNEGEHDDEVNLRPKSLGEFIGQPKVREQLELVLGGAKSRGVAPDHVLLSGPPGLGKTTMAMIIAAELNSNLRMTSGPALERAGDLAAMLSNLTEGDVLFIDEIHRMARPAEEMLYMAMEDFRIDVIVGKGPGATSIPLELAPFTLVGATTRSGMLTGPLRDRFGFTAQMEFYGPNDLTRVVMRAAKILGVSIDEDAGHEIASRSRGTPRIANRLLRRVRDYADVHSNGHITLAAAQAALVVFDVDDMGLDRLDRAVLTALIKGHGGGPVGVSTLAIAVGEEPSTVEEVCEPYLVRAGMVSRTGRGRVATAAAWRHIGLEPPEGTVGLF; encoded by the coding sequence ATGCCGAATGTGGAAAAGACCGAGTTCCAGCTCCCCGAAGGGGCGCTGCGCCCGCCGGATTCTGCCGTACGCCCCCAGCTCAATGAGGGGGAGCACGATGATGAAGTGAATCTGAGGCCGAAAAGCCTCGGTGAGTTCATCGGCCAGCCCAAAGTGCGCGAGCAGCTTGAGTTGGTTCTCGGCGGGGCGAAAAGTAGGGGAGTGGCACCCGATCACGTGCTCCTCTCCGGCCCGCCCGGGCTGGGCAAGACCACCATGGCGATGATCATCGCCGCAGAGCTGAATTCCAATCTGCGCATGACCTCCGGGCCGGCGCTGGAGCGGGCGGGCGATCTAGCGGCCATGCTCTCCAACCTCACCGAAGGTGATGTGCTCTTTATCGATGAGATCCACCGTATGGCTCGGCCGGCAGAGGAAATGCTGTACATGGCTATGGAGGATTTCCGCATCGACGTGATCGTGGGCAAGGGGCCTGGGGCCACCTCTATTCCCTTGGAACTCGCTCCCTTCACCCTGGTTGGGGCCACCACGAGGTCCGGCATGCTTACCGGCCCACTCCGTGACCGCTTCGGTTTTACCGCCCAAATGGAATTCTATGGACCGAATGATCTCACCCGCGTGGTGATGCGCGCAGCAAAGATCTTGGGGGTGAGCATTGATGAAGATGCCGGCCACGAGATCGCCTCACGCTCTCGCGGCACCCCGCGTATCGCTAATCGCCTGCTGCGTCGAGTGCGCGACTACGCCGATGTGCACTCCAATGGCCACATCACCCTGGCCGCTGCGCAGGCAGCACTAGTGGTCTTCGATGTTGACGACATGGGATTGGACCGGCTCGACAGGGCAGTACTCACCGCCTTGATTAAAGGCCATGGCGGCGGCCCAGTGGGGGTAAGTACCCTCGCAATCGCCGTGGGGGAGGAGCCCTCCACGGTGGAGGAAGTGTGCGAGCCCTATCTTGTGCGGGCGGGGATGGTCAGCCGCACCGGGCGGGGACGGGTGGCCACCGCAGCCGCCTGGCGCCACATTGGTCTGGAACCGCCGGAAGGCACCGTGGGGCTGTTTTAA